In one Melospiza melodia melodia isolate bMelMel2 chromosome 5, bMelMel2.pri, whole genome shotgun sequence genomic region, the following are encoded:
- the ANXA5 gene encoding annexin A5 has translation MAKYTRGTVTAFAPFDARADAEALRKAMKGLGTDEETVLTILTTRNNAQRQEIASAFKTLFGRDLVDDLKSELTGKFETLMVSLMRPAYIFDAHALKHAIKGAGTNEKVLTEILASRTPAEVQNIKQVYQQEYEADLEDKITGETSGHFQRLLVVLLQGNRDPDVGVDEALVEQDAQVLFRAGELKWGTDEEKFITILGTRSVSHLRRVFDKYMTISGFQIEETIDRETSGDLERLLLAVVKCIRSVPAYFAETLYYSMKGAGTDDDTLIRVMVSRSEVDLLDIRQEFRKNFAKSLYQMIQKDTSGDYRKALLLLCGGDDD, from the exons GGACTGATGAAGAAACTGTGCTGACGATCCTCACCACTAGAAACAATGCTCAGCGTCAAGAAATAGCTTCTGCCTTTAAAACCTTATTTGGCAGG GATCTTGTGGATGACCTGAAATCAGAACTTACTGGCAAGTTTGAAACCTTGATGGTGTCTCTGATGAGACCAGCGTATATTTTTGATGCTCATGCACTGAAGCATGCCATCAAG ggagcaggaacCAATGAGAAAGTGTTGACTGAAATTCTTgcctccagaacacctgcagaaGTGCAGAATATTAAACAGGTTTATCAGCAAG AGTATGAAGCTGACCTGGAGGATAAGATCACAGGGGAAACCTCAGGCCATTTCCAGaggctgctggtggtgctgctgcag GGAAACAGAGATCCTGATGTTGGAGTTGATGAGGCTCTTGTTGAGCAGGATGCTCAG GTTTTGTTCAGAGCTGGGGAGCTGAAGTGGGGAACAGATGAAGAAAAGTTCATCACTATCTTGGGAACCCGCAGTGTTTCCCACTTGAGGAGGG TGTTTGACAAGTACATGACCATTTCTGGCTTCCAGATTGAGGAGACCATTGACCGCGAGACCTCGGGTGATCTGGAGAGGCTGCTCCTGGCAGTGG TAAAATGCATCCGAAGTGTGCCTGCCTATTTTGCTGAGACCCTGTATTATTCCATGAAG GGGGCTGGCACTGATGATGACACCCTGATCAGAGTCATGGTTTCAAGAAGTGAAGTTGATCTGCTGGATATTAGACAAGAATTCAGAAAGAATTTTGCGAAGTCCTTGTATCAAATGATTCAG AAAGACACGTCTGGGGACTACAGGAAagcgctgctgctcctctgcGGCGGAGACGACGACTGA